The following nucleotide sequence is from Halodesulfovibrio sp. MK-HDV.
GTTGTTGTTGATATCTCTGCCTGAGTATGGAGAAGCAAATCCCAGAAGAGAACCTGTTGACCATTGCGTGAACACTTGTAATGTTCCTGATGGGTGTATTTCCAGCGCAAGACATGGCGTCGCCAGATACAGAAATGAGGCGAGAGCAGCGCATACAATAATAATAGAAGTGAGATACTTTTTTTTCATGGCATAACGTGTTGAGATTAAAGTCTATCATTAAGCTATGTATCACTGGTATAGATGGGAATGATATTTACGAGATGTCAGATTTAAGCAGCTCAAAAAGCAAGATTAGAATTCAAACGAGAAAGATGGTACACGAGTAATTATGGAACCTATCGATTTAAAAACGATTCCCGTTTCTCCGGGAGTCTATTTATATAAAGATGCGCACGGGCGTGTCGTATATGTGGGGAAGGCAAAACACCTACGTAAACGTGTTGCTTCGTATTTTCGTCCGCCGGAAACACAAACTCCTAAGACTCGGGCAATGCTGCGTCAGGCACAGACCATAACAACTTTGATCACTACGACGGAAAAAGAGGCATTGTTGCTTGAGGCGAGCCTCATTAAGAAACATCGCCCTCGGTACAACATTCTGCTTCGAGACGATAAGCAGTATGTGCTGTTTAAGTTGAATAAAAAGCATCGTTGGCCTCGATTGACCCTAACGCGAAAGGTGCTGAAAGACGGCTCAAAATATTTTGGCCCATTTACTTCGTCCCATTCTGCATGGGAAACGCTCAAGGCTGTTCACAAAGTGTTTATGTTGAGACGATGTGCAGATAGAGCTTTTTCCAATAGGGTTCGTCCATGTCTGTACCATCACATAGGACAGTGCCTTGCCCCGTGTTGTCTGGAAATTTCGCATGATGACTATTCGGAGCAAGTGCATCGCGTAGAGTTATTGCTTTCAGGAAAATCAAATGAGCTGGTGGAAATACTCACAACAAAAATGTACGCCGCGTCTGAATCTATGGATTTTGAAACAGCGGCGCAGCTTCGGGATCAGATTAAAGCGGTTGAAGTGACAGTCGAAAAACAGGCAGCTGTAATCCCGACTGCTCATGACATGGACGTTATTGGTCTTGGAGAAACAGACAAAGGACTTGCACTGGGGATTTTGTTTATTCGTGGTGGGATTCTCATCGACAAGAAAAATTACTTTTGGGCAGGGCTCGGTCTCGAAGAAGCGCCGGAGTTACTCCAGTCTTTTATTGCACAATATTATGGTGTGAACAGCTTTGTTCCGTCGCGCGTGGTAGTTCCATGGGGGAATGATGTGCTCGGCGATGAAACTAACGCGGAACCTTTGGTTGCCCATGCTGAAGCGTTAACAGAGTTACGAGGGATGCAGGTGCGTGTTACTTCTCCGAGGAACGACACAGAAAGTAAGCTTGTAACCATGGCGACAGCCAACGCCATTGATGATTCAAAAAATAAGCGCAACATTAGTCCTCTTACCATTTTGCAAAAGCGGCTTGGCTTAGCAGAAGAGCCATATCGAACAGAAATTGTGGACGTGTCCCATAC
It contains:
- the uvrC gene encoding excinuclease ABC subunit UvrC yields the protein MEPIDLKTIPVSPGVYLYKDAHGRVVYVGKAKHLRKRVASYFRPPETQTPKTRAMLRQAQTITTLITTTEKEALLLEASLIKKHRPRYNILLRDDKQYVLFKLNKKHRWPRLTLTRKVLKDGSKYFGPFTSSHSAWETLKAVHKVFMLRRCADRAFSNRVRPCLYHHIGQCLAPCCLEISHDDYSEQVHRVELLLSGKSNELVEILTTKMYAASESMDFETAAQLRDQIKAVEVTVEKQAAVIPTAHDMDVIGLGETDKGLALGILFIRGGILIDKKNYFWAGLGLEEAPELLQSFIAQYYGVNSFVPSRVVVPWGNDVLGDETNAEPLVAHAEALTELRGMQVRVTSPRNDTESKLVTMATANAIDDSKNKRNISPLTILQKRLGLAEEPYRTEIVDVSHTSGKDTRVGMVVFEGESPAKSEYRTYAFTDEEGGGDDYGVLALWMERRLNSGPPWPDLLLIDGGRGQLNAVVSVLEAHGQGDLCSVISIAKARKDETGRADRRKGNIEDRIFLPGRSNPLQLKAGAPELLLLQHMRDLCHDYSIGRHRKARAGRALTGELQRIPGIGPSMAKKLWTHYSSVKEMAAASVTDLMQIDGVGKKKAEAIFEGLSVFRG